From Gammaproteobacteria bacterium CG11_big_fil_rev_8_21_14_0_20_46_22, a single genomic window includes:
- the rbfA gene encoding ribosome-binding factor A: protein MASPERVARVARALQQVLAELIAREVKDPRVQGVTITDVDVSRDLAHARVYLAFSHENIAETLKGFEKASGFLRKRVGEELDLRITPSLKFYHDPAVKAGGRMDDILSRL from the coding sequence ATGGCAAGCCCTGAACGTGTAGCGCGCGTAGCCCGCGCGCTGCAACAAGTTTTAGCCGAGCTCATCGCGCGTGAAGTCAAAGACCCGCGCGTGCAAGGCGTGACCATTACCGATGTGGATGTCTCTCGCGATTTAGCGCACGCCCGTGTTTATCTCGCGTTTTCTCATGAGAATATCGCCGAAACCCTAAAGGGTTTTGAAAAAGCCAGCGGGTTTTTGCGCAAGCGTGTGGGCGAAGAGCTCGATCTTCGTATTACCCCAAGCCTAAAGTTTTACCATGACCCTGCGGTGAAAGCCGGTGGTCGTATGGATGATATTCTCAGCCGTTTGTGA
- a CDS encoding Bcr/CflA family drug resistance efflux transporter: MNIITKPPLLLLLALLTTLAAVGQMCNTIYVPAMGQMATHFVVDPTHIQTVMAAYLLSYGLSQFFYGPLSDIFGRRPTILFGLIIFAVGSAIAAASNVLSTLLIGSLIQGMGIGVGGVMARTVMRDLYSGRELHRVSSYISMALIVAPLIAPLIGGLLTASFNWRANFIFLLVFGLFVLWFQWFSFKETNPHLGELRASPKTLLKDHQEILLHRAFLGNMFCLLVTFAGVSVFEASCGVIFSKLLHLSPEVISVLFVIPLPFYLLGAYISGRCSHRFELPSIIRLGVLVLVISSAVMFYFAWEGYLSVSLVIAPVSVYMLGGGILFPAATAGALENFPRRAGTAGALLGGLQNLGAGAFTAISASLLQTSLRPLASLLFVLSLIAAVAYWGLLRSRR; this comes from the coding sequence ATGAACATCATCACCAAGCCTCCTTTATTGTTACTTTTGGCCTTGCTCACAACGCTTGCCGCTGTCGGACAGATGTGTAACACAATCTATGTGCCGGCCATGGGGCAAATGGCCACGCATTTCGTGGTCGACCCCACGCACATTCAAACGGTGATGGCGGCATACTTGCTGAGCTATGGCTTGTCACAGTTTTTTTACGGCCCGTTGTCGGATATTTTTGGTCGTCGCCCCACCATTTTATTTGGTTTGATCATTTTTGCCGTGGGTTCGGCGATTGCTGCGGCGTCAAATGTGCTCAGTACTTTGCTCATCGGCAGCTTGATTCAAGGCATGGGTATCGGTGTGGGTGGGGTGATGGCGCGCACAGTGATGCGTGACTTGTACTCGGGCCGCGAATTGCATCGCGTGTCCAGCTATATCAGCATGGCTTTAATCGTTGCGCCCTTGATCGCGCCCTTAATTGGCGGTTTGCTCACGGCCAGCTTTAATTGGCGAGCCAATTTTATCTTCTTGTTGGTCTTTGGTTTGTTCGTGCTGTGGTTTCAATGGTTTTCGTTTAAAGAAACCAATCCACACTTGGGTGAGCTGCGCGCGAGCCCTAAAACCTTGCTAAAAGATCACCAAGAAATTCTTTTACACCGTGCTTTTTTGGGCAATATGTTTTGTTTGCTGGTGACCTTTGCCGGGGTTTCGGTATTTGAGGCGAGTTGCGGGGTGATCTTCAGCAAGCTTTTACATCTATCACCTGAGGTGATCAGTGTCTTGTTTGTTATCCCTCTGCCATTTTATTTGTTGGGCGCCTATATTTCCGGTCGCTGCAGTCACCGTTTTGAATTACCTTCGATTATACGCTTGGGCGTGTTGGTGCTGGTGATATCCAGTGCGGTGATGTTTTATTTTGCTTGGGAAGGTTACCTGTCTGTGAGTTTGGTGATCGCACCGGTATCGGTCTATATGCTGGGCGGTGGCATTTTATTTCCAGCCGCCACAGCAGGTGCCTTGGAGAATTTCCCGCGCCGCGCCGGTACCGCCGGCGCATTGCTGGGGGGGTTGCAAAACTTAGGCGCTGGCGCATTTACCGCGATTTCAGCGAGCCTTTTGCAAACTTCCTTAAGGCCGTTGGCTAGTCTCTTGTTCGTCTTGTCTCTCATCGCCGCTGTTGCGTACTGGGGGCTGTTGCGCTCGCGCCGCTGA
- a CDS encoding tRNA pseudouridine(55) synthase TruB yields MENIDGVLILDKPQGMSSNQAMQKVRRLFQAKKAGHTGSLDVLATGLLPVCFGQATKYAQYLLDADKAYRVQAKLGVRTDSGDAEGEVIDEQAIDATEDAVKDVVDSFLGDIEQVPPMHSALKHKGQPLYKLARKGLSVERKSRSITIYSLSLIDYSGDSLTLDVHCSKGTYIRTLIDDMGLKLGCGAHVQSLRRLQAGPFKADQMLSLDKLETIKEQKGIEALRARLLPVEVLLEGIMRCDLDAESVAKLRHGQKVSPASHAIPAKTLVRIYQDDAFKGLARTDDERVLAAKRMLA; encoded by the coding sequence ATGGAAAACATTGACGGTGTGTTGATATTGGATAAACCGCAGGGCATGTCGTCGAACCAGGCCATGCAAAAAGTACGCCGTTTGTTTCAGGCGAAAAAAGCCGGCCATACCGGCAGTTTAGATGTGTTGGCCACGGGTCTGTTGCCCGTGTGTTTCGGGCAGGCGACAAAATATGCTCAGTATTTATTGGATGCCGACAAGGCGTATCGTGTGCAAGCTAAGCTGGGTGTGCGCACGGACTCAGGTGATGCAGAAGGTGAGGTTATCGATGAGCAGGCGATCGATGCCACGGAAGACGCGGTTAAAGACGTTGTTGATTCATTTCTTGGGGATATCGAACAGGTGCCGCCGATGCATTCTGCGTTAAAACACAAAGGGCAGCCGCTGTATAAGCTTGCGCGAAAAGGTTTAAGCGTGGAGCGTAAGTCGCGAAGTATTACGATTTATTCGCTGAGCTTAATTGATTATTCGGGTGACAGTCTTACCTTGGACGTGCATTGCTCTAAAGGTACCTATATTCGTACTTTGATTGACGATATGGGCTTAAAGCTCGGTTGTGGTGCGCATGTACAAAGCTTGCGACGCTTGCAAGCCGGCCCGTTTAAAGCTGACCAAATGTTATCTCTGGATAAGTTAGAAACCATTAAAGAGCAAAAAGGTATCGAGGCTTTGCGCGCTCGCTTGTTACCTGTTGAGGTATTACTTGAGGGTATCATGCGTTGTGACTTAGATGCCGAAAGCGTGGCCAAGCTTCGTCATGGTCAGAAAGTCTCGCCTGCCAGCCACGCTATCCCTGCAAAAACCTTGGTGCGTATTTATCAGGATGATGCGTTTAAAGGTTTGGCCAGAACAGACGATGAGCGAGTGTTAGCAGCTAAGCGCATGCTGGCTTAG